In one window of Bizionia sp. M204 DNA:
- a CDS encoding sensor histidine kinase KdpD, giving the protein MSKKLFIILVLLMSLSLVGIIFVQAYYINNSIKNEEDQFNFNVKKALSYTSREIEEKEVLSYYNKYQTLIDEKKQADTVAISKLFIVSQINDTNETFIYRSGILEENHKLSSSLFDIGLDSLNIKRIIGTSETKIFSNQPTLDNDLPENPILSLMKSGRITPAERISFDEAFKDLSSRIPIHKRVYDDEIRRLLSKKLKEDNIELDYEFAIYSNDLATKIQTDNFELQPGTFSVSIFSNENNNNNYKLLVNFPTRNKFIQSSIIRMTLLSIIFTSIIIIAYSSALLQLFRQRKISEIKSDFINNMTHEFKTPIATINLALDAIKNPKVIDDKERVARYLQMIRDENKRMHAQVENVLRISKLEKNELNISKDRVDLHELIEDAITHIELIVEDRKGYIHTHLNAEQSSVLANETHFTNVIVNILDNAVKYSPEPPKIDVYTENVGTNILLKIKDQGSGMSKAALKHVFEKFYREHTGNIHNVKGHGLGLAYVKRMVEDHQGHISVESEKEKGSTFIIKLPLIS; this is encoded by the coding sequence ATGAGCAAAAAGTTATTCATCATATTGGTGTTATTAATGAGTTTATCGCTTGTTGGTATAATATTTGTCCAAGCTTACTATATTAATAATTCCATAAAAAACGAAGAGGATCAGTTTAATTTTAATGTAAAAAAGGCATTAAGTTATACCTCCCGTGAAATTGAGGAAAAGGAAGTGCTTAGTTACTATAACAAGTATCAAACACTAATTGATGAAAAGAAACAAGCGGATACCGTAGCTATTTCAAAACTATTCATCGTTTCACAAATTAATGATACAAATGAAACTTTTATATATAGAAGTGGCATTTTAGAAGAAAACCATAAGTTATCTTCGTCGCTCTTTGACATCGGTTTAGATAGCCTTAATATTAAGCGTATTATAGGAACGTCAGAAACTAAAATTTTTAGTAATCAACCAACGCTGGATAACGATTTGCCAGAAAACCCTATTTTAAGTTTAATGAAATCGGGACGGATTACGCCAGCAGAACGGATTAGTTTTGATGAAGCGTTTAAAGATTTAAGCAGTAGAATACCTATTCATAAACGTGTTTACGATGATGAAATTCGCAGATTACTATCAAAAAAGCTTAAAGAAGACAATATTGAATTGGATTATGAGTTTGCTATTTACAGTAATGATTTAGCAACTAAAATACAAACAGATAATTTTGAATTACAACCAGGAACGTTTAGTGTTTCTATTTTTTCAAATGAGAATAATAACAATAATTATAAGCTATTAGTTAATTTTCCAACACGGAATAAGTTTATACAGTCATCCATTATTAGAATGACATTATTGTCCATAATTTTCACATCTATTATTATCATTGCCTACTCAAGCGCCTTATTACAGTTATTCAGGCAGCGTAAAATATCTGAAATAAAATCAGATTTTATAAATAACATGACGCATGAGTTTAAAACACCAATTGCAACAATTAATTTGGCCTTGGATGCCATTAAGAACCCAAAGGTTATTGATGATAAAGAGCGTGTGGCTCGCTATTTACAAATGATACGTGACGAGAATAAACGTATGCATGCGCAAGTAGAAAACGTATTAAGAATATCTAAACTTGAAAAAAACGAACTAAATATTAGTAAAGACCGTGTGGATCTCCACGAACTAATTGAAGATGCCATTACGCATATTGAATTAATAGTGGAAGACAGAAAAGGCTACATTCATACACATTTGAATGCAGAACAATCTTCAGTTTTAGCAAATGAAACACACTTTACAAATGTTATCGTAAATATTCTGGATAATGCCGTTAAATATTCTCCAGAACCACCAAAAATTGATGTTTACACCGAAAACGTAGGAACAAACATCTTGTTAAAAATTAAAGATCAAGGCAGTGGAATGAGTAAAGCTGCACTAAAGCATGTGTTTGAAAAATTTTATAGAGAACACACGGGAAATATACATAATGTAAAAGGACATGGTCTGGGATTAGCATACGTAAAACGTATGGTTGAAGATCACCAAGGACACATTTCCGTAGAAAGTGAAAAAGAAAAAGGAAGTACCTTTATTATAAAACTTCCATTAATATCGTAA
- a CDS encoding DUF1015 domain-containing protein, which yields MAKIIPFKAVRPTRDKVSLVAARSYQSYTPEQRESRLRDNPFSFLHIVNPGYRFDKEISGIERYSLVKNRYLEFKEDTIFIQDERPAYYVYRIVDRENQEFNGIVAAVSAVDYESNVIKKHEDTIEHREVIFKDYLKTVGFNAEPVLLTYPDNAVIKGIISKKQKERAEYEFTTTYRDTHYLWKVDKPELLDRIKAEFKKMPHIYIADGHHRSSSSYLLYKDLKAANPNHQGTEPYSFFMSYLIPESDLRIHEFNRLIKDLNGLSKEAFLIELDTIYRIENRGTIPYKPSKKHHFSMYLDGEFYSLYLRKSAYSSGTSLDGLDAQILFKTILEPILGIVDLRNDNRIMYMNGKKDIVNIKNNVDSGDFAVGFGMVPVTIEEMKQIADDGLKMPPKSTFIEPKLRSGVTIYEF from the coding sequence ATGGCTAAAATAATTCCTTTTAAAGCAGTTCGTCCAACGCGAGACAAAGTCAGTCTTGTTGCGGCACGATCCTATCAAAGCTATACGCCTGAACAACGAGAATCTCGATTACGCGATAATCCGTTTTCGTTTTTGCACATTGTAAATCCTGGCTATCGTTTTGACAAAGAAATATCTGGCATTGAGCGCTATTCTTTAGTTAAGAACAGGTATTTGGAATTTAAGGAGGATACTATTTTCATTCAAGATGAGCGGCCTGCGTATTATGTATATAGAATTGTAGATCGAGAAAATCAGGAATTTAATGGCATTGTAGCTGCTGTAAGCGCCGTAGATTATGAAAGTAATGTAATTAAAAAACACGAGGACACCATTGAACACCGTGAAGTAATTTTCAAAGATTACCTTAAAACAGTTGGTTTTAATGCCGAACCTGTACTCCTAACCTATCCGGATAATGCCGTAATAAAAGGTATTATTTCTAAAAAGCAAAAGGAACGCGCGGAATACGAATTTACAACCACATACCGAGATACACATTACTTGTGGAAGGTAGATAAACCAGAACTACTTGATCGTATAAAAGCAGAATTTAAAAAAATGCCTCATATTTATATTGCCGATGGTCATCATAGGTCATCATCGTCTTATTTGTTATACAAAGATTTAAAAGCTGCAAATCCAAACCATCAAGGCACTGAACCGTATAGTTTTTTTATGAGCTATTTGATTCCAGAATCAGATTTACGGATTCATGAATTCAACCGGTTAATTAAAGATTTAAACGGTTTATCTAAAGAAGCTTTTTTAATTGAATTAGATACCATTTATCGCATTGAAAATCGTGGTACAATTCCTTATAAACCATCTAAAAAACATCATTTTAGTATGTATTTAGATGGCGAGTTTTATTCTCTGTACTTACGGAAATCGGCCTACAGCAGCGGAACCTCATTAGATGGTTTGGATGCCCAAATTCTTTTTAAAACCATTTTAGAGCCTATATTAGGAATTGTGGACTTACGAAACGATAACCGCATTATGTATATGAATGGTAAGAAAGACATAGTGAACATTAAGAATAATGTGGATAGCGGTGATTTTGCTGTTGGGTTTGGTATGGTTCCTGTAACTATAGAGGAAATGAAACAAATTGCAGACGACGGTTTAAAAATGCCACCAAAATCGACATTTATTGAGCCCAAGTTACGCAGTGGTGTCACCATTTACGAATTTTAA
- the miaA gene encoding tRNA (adenosine(37)-N6)-dimethylallyltransferase MiaA: MPKKYLISIVGPTAIGKTALSIKLAQHFNTEIISADSRQFFKEMQIGTAAPTAAELQEAKHHFIHHKSIEDPYSVGAFEKDAINTLTDLFKKQEVVIMVGGSGLYVDAVINGLDEFPKVDKNIRTALNAQLETDGLQVLQSQLKELDANTYAKIALNNPQRVIRALEICIGTGKPYSSFLQKSSIKRNFKTITIGLTAERETIYARINKRVDIMMEHGLLEEVKSLEAKSHLNALNTVGYKELFNYLAHEWSLDFAISEIKKNSRRFAKRQLTWFKRNSNTLWFDYKTDIKTIITDIESEMTA, from the coding sequence ATGCCTAAAAAATACCTTATTTCCATTGTTGGACCAACAGCCATAGGTAAAACGGCGTTGAGCATTAAGCTTGCACAGCATTTTAATACGGAAATTATCTCGGCAGATTCCAGACAATTTTTCAAAGAAATGCAAATTGGAACGGCCGCTCCAACAGCTGCGGAACTTCAAGAGGCTAAGCATCATTTTATTCATCATAAATCCATTGAAGACCCATATAGTGTTGGTGCTTTTGAAAAAGATGCAATAAACACGTTAACCGACTTGTTTAAAAAACAGGAAGTAGTTATCATGGTTGGTGGATCTGGATTATATGTAGATGCGGTTATAAATGGTCTTGACGAATTTCCGAAAGTTGATAAAAATATCAGAACGGCATTAAACGCACAATTAGAAACCGATGGTTTGCAAGTGCTACAATCTCAATTAAAAGAATTGGATGCCAACACGTATGCAAAAATAGCTTTAAATAACCCGCAACGTGTTATTCGTGCATTAGAAATTTGTATTGGCACAGGAAAACCGTATTCATCCTTTTTACAAAAATCATCAATTAAGCGAAATTTTAAAACGATAACCATTGGCTTAACTGCAGAACGCGAAACGATTTACGCGCGTATTAATAAGCGTGTTGATATCATGATGGAACATGGATTACTAGAAGAAGTAAAAAGCCTTGAAGCAAAATCTCATTTAAATGCATTAAATACCGTTGGATACAAAGAGCTTTTTAATTATTTGGCTCATGAATGGTCATTAGATTTTGCCATTTCAGAAATCAAAAAAAATAGTCGCCGGTTTGCAAAAAGGCAACTTACATGGTTTAAACGGAATAGCAATACGCTTTGGTTTGATTACAAAACCGATATTAAAACAATCATTACCGATATAGAATCTGAAATGACCGCATAA
- a CDS encoding YbbR-like domain-containing protein gives MSFSVLILLKLSNTYVNTITFQINKVNVPEAHVVFDDHQKTLRVGLKAQGFNLLKYYFKKPKINIDFSHNITKTDSLYIWNKNTAFLDVISQFDKAVEVVNINPDTLYFKYDLNAIKKVPIKINAKINYAIGYDILESFELSPDSIKIIGPNVLVSAIDFIETDTLKLQDVKENIITTVLLKLPENQNELEFSNKQTHVAATVTKFTEGKLKIPVTIINVPEDINLKYYPKKITVSYYTSLSNYKSITASDFEIVCDFSEVSKNQTFLIPKLTKQPEVLRHVKINHDQIEYIITE, from the coding sequence ATGTCTTTTAGTGTTCTTATTTTACTGAAGCTTTCAAATACCTACGTTAACACCATCACATTTCAAATTAATAAAGTGAATGTGCCAGAAGCTCATGTTGTTTTTGATGATCATCAAAAGACTTTGCGAGTAGGCTTAAAAGCTCAAGGTTTTAATTTGTTGAAGTACTATTTTAAGAAACCCAAAATTAATATCGATTTCAGTCATAACATTACCAAAACCGATAGTCTTTATATTTGGAATAAAAATACGGCCTTCCTAGATGTAATTTCACAATTTGATAAAGCCGTTGAGGTTGTAAATATTAATCCAGATACATTATATTTTAAATATGATTTAAACGCCATTAAAAAGGTGCCAATTAAAATAAATGCTAAAATTAATTATGCTATAGGCTACGACATTTTAGAATCATTTGAATTAAGTCCTGATTCCATTAAAATTATTGGACCTAACGTATTGGTTTCGGCCATCGATTTTATTGAAACAGATACGCTCAAACTTCAGGATGTTAAAGAGAATATTATTACCACTGTTTTATTAAAGTTACCCGAAAATCAAAATGAATTAGAATTTTCTAATAAACAGACTCATGTAGCCGCGACGGTTACAAAATTTACAGAAGGTAAATTAAAAATTCCAGTTACTATTATTAATGTACCTGAAGATATTAATTTGAAGTATTATCCAAAAAAAATCACCGTTTCTTATTATACAAGTTTATCAAACTATAAATCTATTACAGCATCGGACTTTGAAATTGTTTGCGATTTTTCAGAAGTGTCTAAAAATCAAACGTTTTTAATACCAAAGTTAACAAAGCAGCCAGAAGTTTTACGGCATGTAAAAATAAATCATGATCAAATAGAATATATTATTACGGAATGA
- a CDS encoding ion transporter — protein sequence MGTKPYKRWQGRLHEIIYEADTPAGKLFDVVLLIVIIASILLVMLESVKSIDAQYHMFLDISEWIITILFTIEYILRIVTVKKPLKYITSFYGIIDLLSTLPKYLSLIFAGTHALVALRALRLLRVFRILKLARFMGASNHLATAIKASRAKISVFLFAVIIVATIFGTIMYLVEGEASGFNNIPRSIYWSIVTLTTVGYGDIAPVTPLGQFIASIIMVLGYGIIAVPTGIVSAEYTRKMNSDDVNNKPVVNAVPPHPNDVDLNSLSCSNCLAQDHKDKAKYCHKCGHSLEFEPSK from the coding sequence ATGGGTACAAAACCTTATAAGAGATGGCAAGGTAGACTTCATGAAATAATTTATGAGGCAGATACACCTGCTGGAAAATTATTTGATGTTGTTTTATTAATTGTAATTATTGCCAGTATCCTGTTGGTAATGCTTGAAAGTGTTAAGAGCATTGATGCGCAATACCACATGTTTTTAGATATTTCGGAGTGGATAATAACAATACTTTTTACTATTGAGTATATTTTACGAATAGTGACGGTAAAAAAGCCGCTAAAATATATTACTAGCTTTTATGGTATTATTGATTTACTGTCTACACTGCCAAAATATTTATCTCTAATTTTTGCTGGCACACATGCTTTAGTAGCCTTACGTGCCTTACGTTTATTACGCGTATTTAGAATTTTAAAATTAGCACGCTTTATGGGTGCTTCCAATCATTTGGCAACAGCCATAAAAGCTAGTCGTGCTAAAATATCCGTATTTCTATTTGCAGTGATTATTGTTGCTACCATTTTTGGTACAATTATGTATCTCGTAGAAGGAGAAGCTAGTGGTTTTAATAACATCCCAAGAAGTATATATTGGAGTATTGTAACCTTAACAACTGTAGGATATGGCGATATTGCTCCTGTAACACCACTAGGTCAATTTATAGCTTCAATTATTATGGTATTGGGTTATGGCATTATTGCAGTCCCAACGGGTATAGTTTCTGCCGAGTATACAAGAAAAATGAATAGCGATGACGTTAATAACAAGCCCGTAGTTAATGCCGTGCCGCCGCATCCTAATGACGTAGATTTAAACTCGCTATCCTGTTCCAATTGTTTAGCCCAAGACCACAAGGATAAGGCAAAATACTGCCATAAATGCGGGCATTCTTTAGAATTTGAACCTTCAAAATAG
- a CDS encoding YggS family pyridoxal phosphate-dependent enzyme: MSIKQNLLNLKNQIPEHVTLVAVSKTKPNSDIMEAYDAGQRVFGENKIQEMVDKFETLPKDISWHMIGHVQRNKVKYMASFVNLIHGMDSFKLLKEINKQAKKETRIIDCLLQIKIAEEDSKFGMAKVDAVNMLKSNAFKELQNVRITGVMGMATFTDDQNQVTAEFNRLKTIFDELKTLHANLEIISMGMSGDYELAINCGSNMIRVGSSIFGERNY; this comes from the coding sequence ATGTCCATTAAACAGAATTTACTTAATCTAAAAAACCAAATTCCCGAACATGTAACACTTGTGGCTGTTTCGAAAACGAAGCCCAATAGTGATATTATGGAAGCCTATGATGCCGGCCAGCGTGTTTTTGGAGAAAATAAAATTCAGGAAATGGTTGATAAATTTGAAACCTTACCTAAAGATATTTCTTGGCATATGATTGGTCATGTACAACGCAACAAAGTAAAGTATATGGCGTCCTTTGTGAACTTAATTCACGGCATGGATAGTTTTAAACTCCTTAAAGAAATTAATAAACAAGCCAAAAAAGAGACACGCATTATAGATTGTCTTTTACAGATAAAAATTGCAGAAGAAGATTCTAAATTTGGTATGGCCAAGGTAGATGCTGTCAATATGTTGAAATCCAATGCCTTCAAGGAACTTCAAAATGTGCGAATCACAGGTGTTATGGGAATGGCAACTTTTACAGATGACCAAAATCAAGTTACAGCAGAATTCAACAGACTAAAAACTATTTTTGACGAACTCAAAACCCTTCACGCCAATTTAGAAATTATTTCTATGGGCATGAGTGGTGATTATGAGTTAGCAATAAACTGTGGAAGTAATATGATTCGTGTAGGAAGTAGTATCTTTGGCGAACGCAATTATTAA
- a CDS encoding 3-hydroxyacyl-CoA dehydrogenase family protein, with protein MKNIAVIGAGTMGNGIAHTFAQSGFKVQLIDISEASLKRGMDTISKNLDRMVSKEKITEAQKQETLDNITTYTDVVEGVEYASLVVEAATENIDLKLKIFKQLDEACSEDTILATNTSSISITQIAAVTNRPSQVIGMHFMNPVPIMKLVEIIRGYNTSDAVTNTIMELSRKLGKTPTEVNDYPGFVANRILMPMLNESIETLYNGVAGVEEIDTVMKLGMAHPMGPLQLADFIGLDVCLSILNVMYDGFKNPKYAPCPLLVNMVRAGKLGVKSGEGFYDYSESRKAEHVAKQFIK; from the coding sequence ATGAAAAACATTGCAGTAATAGGAGCCGGAACCATGGGAAATGGTATTGCACATACCTTTGCCCAAAGCGGTTTTAAAGTTCAATTAATTGATATTAGTGAAGCCTCATTAAAAAGAGGCATGGATACCATTTCTAAAAATTTAGATCGTATGGTTTCTAAAGAAAAAATTACAGAAGCGCAAAAGCAAGAAACACTAGATAATATTACCACTTATACAGATGTTGTAGAAGGTGTTGAATATGCGAGTTTAGTGGTGGAAGCAGCAACAGAAAATATTGATTTGAAGCTTAAAATTTTCAAGCAATTGGATGAGGCTTGTTCAGAAGATACGATTTTGGCAACCAACACATCGTCTATTTCTATTACACAAATAGCAGCAGTTACCAACAGACCGAGCCAAGTAATTGGAATGCACTTTATGAATCCTGTGCCTATTATGAAGTTAGTAGAAATTATTCGTGGCTATAACACGAGTGATGCTGTAACAAACACCATAATGGAGCTATCTAGAAAATTAGGAAAAACCCCAACGGAAGTAAATGATTATCCTGGTTTTGTGGCTAACCGAATATTAATGCCTATGCTAAATGAATCTATTGAAACGTTATACAATGGCGTTGCTGGTGTTGAAGAAATTGATACGGTTATGAAATTAGGTATGGCACATCCAATGGGTCCATTACAACTAGCAGATTTTATTGGATTAGATGTTTGTTTATCTATTCTAAATGTGATGTATGACGGTTTCAAAAACCCAAAATATGCGCCATGTCCATTGTTAGTAAATATGGTTAGAGCTGGTAAACTAGGTGTTAAATCTGGTGAAGGTTTTTATGATTATTCAGAAAGTCGTAAGGCCGAACATGTGGCGAAGCAGTTTATAAAATAA
- a CDS encoding response regulator transcription factor — MTEQNKKILLVEDDPNFGTILKDYLMMNDYDVTHAKNGMEGFEKFKKDDFDLCILDVMMPYKDGFTLAKEIREKNTEVPIVFLTAKAMKEDVLKGYKVGADDYLNKPFDSEVLLMKIKAIMQRKATETVADSKQFQFTIGGFELNSKLRFLTYNGGEQIKLSPKENELLRLLALHENDLMPRELALTKIWRDDNYFTSRSMDVYIAKLRKYLKLDDKVEILNIHGEGFRLVINTESED, encoded by the coding sequence ATGACAGAACAAAACAAAAAAATCTTATTAGTAGAAGATGATCCAAATTTTGGAACCATTTTAAAGGATTATTTAATGATGAATGATTATGACGTTACACATGCTAAAAACGGTATGGAAGGCTTCGAAAAGTTCAAAAAAGATGATTTCGATTTGTGTATTCTAGACGTGATGATGCCATATAAAGATGGTTTTACGTTAGCAAAAGAAATTCGTGAGAAAAATACGGAAGTGCCTATTGTTTTCTTAACAGCTAAAGCTATGAAAGAAGATGTTTTAAAAGGGTACAAAGTAGGTGCTGACGATTACCTAAATAAACCATTTGATAGTGAAGTATTGCTGATGAAAATTAAAGCAATCATGCAGCGTAAAGCTACTGAAACGGTTGCAGATAGTAAACAGTTTCAATTTACTATTGGTGGGTTTGAATTAAATTCGAAACTACGTTTTTTAACCTATAATGGTGGCGAACAAATTAAATTATCACCTAAAGAAAATGAGCTTTTACGCTTATTAGCTTTACATGAAAATGATTTAATGCCGCGTGAGTTAGCTTTAACAAAAATCTGGCGTGATGATAATTATTTCACTTCACGTAGTATGGATGTTTACATTGCTAAATTGCGTAAGTATTTAAAACTAGACGATAAAGTAGAAATACTTAATATTCACGGTGAAGGTTTTAGATTGGTAATTAATACTGAATCAGAAGATTAA
- the coaE gene encoding dephospho-CoA kinase (Dephospho-CoA kinase (CoaE) performs the final step in coenzyme A biosynthesis.), whose product MKIVGLTGGIGSGKTTVAKLFGQLGVPTYFADDEAKALMNRSKVIKRKLIALFGDEAYKNQKLNRPFLAEAIFNDKNLLKAMNAIVHPKVASHFKKWTEKQQTDYVLKENAILFEHGGEKDCDFTILVTAPESIRIERVIARDQRTKAQVQAIINNQLPEQEKLKKATFVIENTDLNATKKQVIKVHQNLIKAIQTP is encoded by the coding sequence ATGAAAATAGTAGGTTTAACTGGCGGAATTGGTAGTGGTAAAACCACTGTAGCTAAATTGTTTGGGCAATTAGGTGTTCCAACTTACTTTGCAGATGACGAAGCCAAAGCACTGATGAATCGTTCAAAAGTAATTAAACGCAAACTCATAGCATTATTTGGAGACGAAGCCTACAAAAACCAAAAATTAAACCGACCATTTTTAGCAGAAGCAATCTTTAATGATAAAAATTTGCTAAAAGCTATGAATGCCATTGTACACCCTAAAGTAGCAAGCCACTTTAAAAAGTGGACAGAAAAACAACAAACGGATTATGTTTTAAAAGAAAACGCTATTTTATTTGAACATGGAGGTGAAAAAGATTGTGATTTTACCATATTGGTCACTGCACCCGAAAGCATCAGAATTGAACGCGTCATAGCACGTGATCAAAGAACCAAAGCACAAGTACAGGCCATAATAAATAACCAACTTCCCGAACAGGAGAAATTAAAAAAGGCCACCTTTGTTATTGAAAACACAGACTTGAATGCGACTAAAAAGCAGGTGATTAAAGTGCACCAGAACCTTATAAAAGCTATACAAACACCTTGA
- a CDS encoding exonuclease domain-containing protein — MYAILDIETTGGKYNEEGITEIAIYKFDGHKVVDQFISLVNPEREIQPFVVNLTGINSNMLRTAPKFYEVAKRIVEMTEDCIIVAHNSQFDYRILKTEFTRLGFPFKRKTLCTVELSKKLIPGQDSYSLGKLARSLGIPVSDRHRANGDAMATVKLFKMLLSRDLEKLIVKDAIQVEAKKEMAANLKNIIKELPHITGVYYIYNAEGTIIYIGKSNNIKNRISQHFTSSSTKSKKLQRDAAAVTYEHTGSELVALLKESEEIKRNKPIFNRALRRNIFTHALYSFKDANGYINLMIDKADGRKKPITTFTNRQSAKSFLFNAVEEFQLCQKLTGLYPTKNSCFNYDIKQCLGACIQEESSEDYNKRVLQLITKNSYNNQNMVIIDRAREVDERSAILIENGLFKGIGYFNLNYQITNMDVLQSVITPMENNRDAQHIIKSYLRKNKKLKIIKLNN; from the coding sequence ATTTACGCAATTCTCGACATAGAAACCACTGGTGGAAAATACAATGAAGAAGGTATTACTGAAATAGCCATTTATAAATTTGATGGTCATAAGGTGGTGGACCAATTTATTAGTTTAGTAAACCCAGAACGTGAAATTCAACCTTTTGTCGTTAATCTAACCGGTATTAATAGTAATATGTTACGTACAGCTCCCAAGTTTTATGAGGTAGCTAAACGTATTGTTGAAATGACGGAAGATTGTATTATTGTTGCGCATAACTCCCAATTTGATTATCGGATTTTAAAAACGGAATTCACGCGATTAGGGTTTCCGTTTAAACGCAAAACGCTATGTACTGTGGAGTTATCTAAAAAACTAATTCCAGGACAAGACTCTTATAGTTTGGGAAAATTAGCTCGTTCCTTGGGAATTCCTGTAAGTGATAGACATCGAGCCAATGGCGATGCTATGGCAACGGTTAAATTATTTAAAATGCTACTTTCTAGAGATTTGGAAAAGCTCATTGTAAAAGATGCTATTCAGGTTGAAGCAAAAAAAGAGATGGCGGCAAACCTAAAAAATATCATTAAGGAGCTTCCACATATTACTGGTGTTTATTACATATATAATGCAGAAGGTACTATAATTTATATAGGAAAAAGCAATAATATTAAAAACAGAATCAGTCAGCATTTTACCAGCAGTAGTACGAAGTCAAAAAAACTTCAACGAGATGCCGCTGCGGTTACCTACGAACATACCGGTAGCGAATTGGTTGCTTTATTAAAAGAAAGCGAAGAAATAAAACGAAATAAACCCATTTTTAATAGAGCGCTACGCCGAAACATTTTTACACATGCTTTGTATTCTTTTAAAGATGCTAATGGCTATATTAATTTAATGATAGATAAGGCTGATGGCCGTAAAAAACCAATCACAACGTTTACAAATAGACAAAGTGCAAAAAGTTTCTTATTTAATGCAGTAGAAGAATTTCAATTGTGTCAGAAATTAACGGGACTTTATCCAACAAAAAACAGTTGCTTTAATTATGACATCAAACAATGTTTAGGTGCTTGCATTCAAGAAGAATCCTCGGAGGATTATAATAAACGTGTTTTGCAGTTAATTACTAAAAATAGCTATAATAATCAAAATATGGTTATTATTGATCGTGCACGTGAGGTAGATGAACGTAGTGCTATTCTTATAGAAAATGGCCTTTTTAAAGGTATCGGGTATTTCAATTTAAATTATCAAATAACCAATATGGATGTTTTACAATCTGTAATTACACCTATGGAAAACAATCGTGACGCCCAACATATTATTAAGAGTTACTTAAGGAAAAACAAAAAACTGAAAATTATAAAACTGAATAACTAA